In a single window of the Fastidiosipila sp. genome:
- a CDS encoding DUF218 domain-containing protein encodes MTDRSKILGRLFDRLIRFLLAGFALILGLALALSSTIFYVYLSITLSGNAMIRTMEQLPPKVDCIIVPGASVIANRRPSPMLQDRLDGAVELYRAGFSERILVSGDHREDNYNEPLVMHRYLVEQGIPDQAILMDHYGLDTYDTIFRAKNVFRIDTAIIATQRFHLQRALFLADRLGVAASGYATDPRLYASNGYMIIRELGARLKAVYEIRTGALPAYSSPPFSFEGDGRLTRDPF; translated from the coding sequence ATGACAGACCGCTCCAAAATCCTTGGCCGGCTGTTTGACCGGCTAATTCGCTTCCTGCTTGCGGGCTTTGCCTTGATTCTGGGGCTCGCGCTCGCTCTTTCATCAACGATTTTCTATGTTTATTTATCCATTACCCTAAGCGGCAATGCCATGATCAGGACCATGGAGCAGCTGCCGCCAAAGGTCGATTGCATTATCGTTCCGGGAGCCTCGGTCATCGCCAACAGGCGGCCCTCACCCATGCTGCAGGACCGGCTTGACGGCGCAGTCGAACTATACCGGGCGGGTTTTTCCGAGCGCATCCTGGTTTCAGGTGATCACAGGGAAGACAATTACAATGAACCCCTGGTCATGCACCGCTACCTTGTCGAGCAGGGCATTCCCGATCAGGCCATCCTCATGGACCACTACGGCCTTGACACCTATGACACCATCTTCCGGGCCAAAAATGTTTTCCGGATCGACACCGCCATCATTGCGACTCAGCGTTTCCACCTGCAAAGAGCGCTTTTCCTGGCGGACCGGCTGGGGGTTGCAGCGTCGGGTTACGCCACTGACCCCAGGCTTTACGCGTCGAACGGCTACATGATCATCCGGGAATTGGGGGCACGCCTGAAAGCAGTTTATGAGATACGGACCGGCGCCCTGCCTGCCTATTCCAGCCCGCCCTTTTCTTTTGAAGGTGACGGCCGGCTGACGCGCGACCCTTTCTGA